The sequence TTGCTTGAAGGAAGACTGGAGCTGCATCAGGACTAAATGGGAGCTTAAATTAACTTCAGTTTAATGTTGTTGGCCATTAACAATGTAGCAGGACAGGCCATGACAGCGATAACCACTTAGCACCAAACAAGGCCAAAGACTGTAAAGGCACTTTAGGATTTCAATGAAGTCAGAAAGACTTTCATAAGTCATAGGCATAATCAAAAATAATTCTCTAGTTTTAGGATAGATTCATTGTTGATGGTCTATTCCAAAGCatgtatttttactttttgagTTAGTGATATTATTGTGATTGGTTGGCTTTAATTCCCCCCAGTTTCCAGAACAATGCAAAATACAAGCCCATCTGAGTCCATCTCATGGTTTTGTGGAAACCTTATGCACCAGAGTCTGAATAGGCCTTGAAGATGTGGATTCTATAGTCCAGAGGCAACTAAACCAAATTGAATGATTCGGAAATCCATTTTTTAAGCCATAATGAACTATTTTAGAGTATgatctactacttctactactactactactactactactaattaaTACCCTGTCCAGGAAGCTGGCCCTTAAAATTTGAATTGTTTTATGTCATCTAATGCTCTAAACTGCTTGACCAAAGAATTAATCCCATATGGAAACATACTCAGAGAGCTTATACAGGGGGAGATGGGAAAGAGCCTTTCTCTGTTTTGCCCATGGCGATCTAACTCTGTCTCAGCAGCACATCAACACTTCAGTCTCACACAGTCATATGTCATATAAGTTGTCAAAGACAGCAGGGGCATGCATCCTCTCTCCTGCAGTCGGTTTTCAAGTAGGTGGCTAGAACTGAAAAAGACAGACCGTTCCACTGCTCCATCTAcccactcacacatgcatgtacacacacacacacacacacacacacacacacacatacacacatacaaccacGCACACTGGAAAACTGAGTCTGTCACAAATCACTGTCATGGATTTACAAATCTAATGACTGCGGGAAACCATCCACAAGCTTGAGTTGTTCCCCATAAGCTTCATATTTGCCTCTTTAATGCCCCAGACATATCAGGGGAATCTACCCTCCATACGCTGCAAGGAGCTTTCACGCAGCTTACTTTTATATAATCCCTTAAGAGCCTGAAAACAATTCTTCACAGGACACAGGTGAGACTGCATATGCTCATGCTGTAGTCTATTTGTCTACCTGGTTCTGAGAATTTCACGCTGGTGGGTGGCAAAAACCTTCCTAAAACTGATTTTCttagttgttttctgttgtggaGTGTGTCTGAGTGGGCAGCGAGCAGGAGAAGCTCTCAGGTCCTGGTGACTCACCTGGCAGCCTCTGTGGATCACTCTCCTCCTCAAAGCCCACTCACAACCATCTAAAGTGGCCTTCTCTTCACCGCCTTCCTCACATGAATGTGCAGATTATGCAATTTAAGAGCACTTCATCTCTCTGCTATACATGTAGCCTTCAGCTTCACTGTTGTAAATCTTCTTTTGACTTGTACTGACTATGAGAATTATGCACAGCCGACAAGAATTAATCTGACTTTGTTCATGATAGCATCAGGATTCAGGACTACACAACTATGGATAAAATGATAACGCTGgttattttgctagatattgCAATTATTTATCAGTAGCTAATTGTAGTCTGGATGATTTGAGgagcaaaaatattttactgcacttttggcaTCTTGAAAACATCCTGATGATTTCAAACTACTGCACACATtctaaatgaaaagaaacatttcaATATTGCCAATATGCTATGAATATTAATCAGTCTAAAATTGCTTGTATGATTGTACACAATTAATTGCAGCCATATCAAGAATATGACATTATTCCTTaaattctctttcttctctgacATCAGTGTTGGTACTTTTTAAGTGTCTCAGAGTTGCACCACCAGTTGCGATAAAGCATGTAGACCGGTAAAAGCTTCTTTTACTGCCAGGATGGTTGTGAAATTGGCTAGACTATTATGAATAACATAGTCTAATGGAATAGTAGTTCATAGTTCATGATCCGCCTTACTCATACTGACTAGTTTGCTAAAATACTTTGATGGTAATGATGACAATTTATGGCTGAAAGCTGATCACCTATCATCCCTTCTCCCAATTCATCTGTTCAGTAACAAAGTTTGACAGCTGTATGGAGTTTCTGGCATCCTCTagtgacagaaagaggaagtgtATGAGCTCTGCATTATCAATGATTTACCCAAAAGCAGACTCATTTGGAGTGTATATCCAAGGAACTAATCTTGCATTGGTCTTATCACATTTTATTGCCAAAAAGCTAAAAAATagccattttcattcatttgaccATAAAAGTCCTGGAACGTTCTTTTCTTACATTTTAATGAAGTGCTAAGCAAACAACATGGTATCATAAATTACAGCATGTACCACTGGCAAACACATCGGTACACACACTGATCCTCATCattacaatgcaaaaaaaaaaaaaaaaaaaattacttgaAGACACCTGCTGAATAAATGATAAAAGTAGTGCACAATAAAAGATGTAAATATTATACAGTTTCAGTAATCGCATCAGCAAAGATAGGACAAAATGACAGGATGAACTGGCATTGACCAACAATGAGCGGCTGTCTCTAcagtttctcacacacacacacagagactacaCTCATGCATTGGCTGCCTACcgataatgacacacacacacacacacagaacaccgTGATTTGTATAATTTACAACCAATGATAAGTTTATGCCCAAAAAGCTTTTTCAAACCAGAAGAACTGTGATTTCCCTAAACCTCCAACCGATCTTTAAGAGTCCCACTCCAATCTCATCAAAAAACATGTCTGTACACCAATgtatagacagacacacatgtacggatgcatgcacgcgcgcacacacacacacacacacacacacttaaacattCTTTATTCCAAGTGAACATGAGGCACAATCTCTCCAGCAGTCCAGTCTTCCCAGCAGTCTGAGGTCTCCCTGGTTCAGTGTACCTGCTTGACAACATGTTAAGAGTCTAGGTGTAGTAGATGATCTCTGGTATCTGCCCATCCTCCACTGATGTACCATTGTTATTTCCAGGTgagctgaagaagaaaaacGTCGTCTTGGTCCCCGTTGCCGATTCCTGGGTCACTTTCTTCAAGCCTTTGGTGCCGTAATGGGAGTCTGGGCCCTGAAAGGAAGAAATTAAAAAGACATGCGCTTGGTGAATCCTAAccaggggtaaaaaaaaaaaaaacaggtaatGGTCATGCATGCATTTGAGAATGTATTGTATATACTGATAGTAAGACTAACCTTTAAGGTGGCACAAGCAGTGTAGCTGACATTGGGTAGGATTTCCACAGGCTCTTTAAACATCACTCTGAATGTGTTTGCTGTGCCGTCACAACTGAAACCTGTGTCATTCTGCCCAAGTGTAAGGCTTTTGTCGCTCTCAATGATCTGcaaaataagacatttttttattaactgaatgaataatgttgtgtaaaaatgttttttaaaaaaaggaaaaatccaccctaaaacaccttGAAACTAGCTACTTGCTTTTCtgggttcattttgttgtttggtgtgtgtattgttcttattcctgtggataactaaTGTAGATGATGTGATGTCACGTCAAGATATTTCCGCTACAAGGTTATAGCTACGAGTTTATAGCTACAAGTTAGAATTTTCTTTAGCCATTTAAAACATCAATGGGAAACGTCAGGTTtgggtgtcagtccctcagaatcaaagagcaagagcttctttctagactctgAGATAACAATTTCTCTTGCCGttactatgctatcactatcactctctccaaCTATATGTATAAGTACACGCCCTTTCTCTGGGgattgtcgaaaggcattctgggaaatgtaggaaatcactaattgaaatagaagcaggcgaggcaggttgagggaaggtAGGTaaaccaaaaaagtaaattacaacacaaaataactcctggaatgcattgaacatcacagatttgtgATATTTAACACTGTAAGAGTATCCgggggtggatttttcctttaacatcaaTACACCTTACATGCCAATACTTACCTGTATGTTGACCTGATAGTCAGTGGGTCCATGTATTGAACCATACAAGCCAAACCCCACTATTGATATTCGTCTATTAACATTGAAtctgtagaaagagagagagagagaaaaggagaaaagtgtAACTTGTGTTGTCCGTTAACCATCTTTCCATTTGCGCTTATGAACCACATTAGGAGAGCTAACCGCCGCGGCACGCTGTCCCACCTGATTCTGTCACTGGTACCACTGTACCCCCATCGACTCTCAACCTGGTGGAACCTATTAATGCTGCATTCCTTCCCCCTGAGGCAGCAGCGGGGTCTGTCAATGTAGTCGACTCGTGGTTTGGGGTTTACTGTAAAGTGTAAAAACAGATTTACCACCTCCCGATCGAACAATATTCCAGACTGGGCAGGCCCTGTTGCACAAGAAAGAATATCAAACTGGTTTCTGTGGTTTGGGTTCTTTGCACACATCAGGcacatgacaaaaaacaaaacacacatggtGAATTATGTTCATTAATGGCATTATGCATTTGGTGttattacagaaaaaaatgaacagtATAAAATTTGACAtggaaaaagacatttattttttttgttttgtgatacGCTTACCTGCGGCAAACTCCTCCACAGTCATGAGTGGGAAGCGGATGAGCGAGAGCGCTTTCCCCAGAACCTTCTGTTTGTTCTCTGAGGTCAGGGGAAGCTGTTGTCTGTAACACTCAGCATCCGCCCAGCGCACCACCGCCCCAAACAGACGGTTCTCCCTGATGCCGAGGGTGTCTCTTTCTAGCACTGCACATAaggtgtctacacacacacacacacacacacacacacacacagaatgctgATCAGTTCAGATTCAAACACTGCAACAGGACAGGAAAAGTCTTGACCATTTACATACCTAGGTCAATATCAGTAAAGCCCTCGGCGTTTATAGCATCAGCAGTGCTTTTGTCTATGGTATCCAAGCAGAGGCTGGCAAGCTGAGGCTCATCAAAGAGCCTGGCCTGCAATGAAAGCATAACAGAAGCCACATGAGTATGTTACGGTGATTTCAGGTCATCTAACTACGCATGCTCCAAAGGAGAATGTCTACTGTTTTACAAACTGTGAAGAAAAGTAATTCTGTGTAATTCGATTTcatatttagtttagtttccaAATACCTTGTCTGGTAAACCCAAAAAGTGTTTTGGGGttgtcaaaaatgaaaaaaaacaacaaaaaaacaaaaaaaaaaacaacaacaaaaacaagtgaAGTGAAAGTTTGTTCTTAGCGAAAGCATTGCAAGTGAACAAATCTAGCTAGATTCCTGGGTATCTGGTTCCCTAGTAGGATACCAGCACCACCTGATTTGGGAAAGTCTATATAAAGACGAGCTTTGCATGAGGTTCAGAAATTAGCAGGGCTCGGGGCAAAAACGGCCTTGAAATTtaataaaatgcctgtgaaatgaACAGTAAGGGGGCAAGAAATTCCCCCGATAATTAGGAGcaccttttttaaaaattttcggtctgttcagtgttttttcaaTGCGTTGTCAAATGTTCAGACGTGAATGCGACTACTGTCCCCTCCGGGTTACTGTAGGTGATTCATCCTATGATCCTATCCATCCTATGATCCTATCATCCTATGATGACCGGGGATCCTTTGCAGTGCGTTCTGGGCAAGAGTGTTTTTCTGATCAGGAAACAAATGAGcatgcagcctgaagcagtagaaaaaaaTGCTAATATCATAActattacataaaaaaaaacaaaccctctCTTGCTGAGAGTTGAGTGAGAGTGGAAAGTAAGTGTGGGACAtgtggtattattattattcacagttcaataaaattgtgccagaaaaggaccaaaatgcccctaaaaatccGATCAAGGGGGCAAAAAAACAGGGGAAGAAAGCAACTTTCTTCCCCTGTCTTGCATCTGATTTTGGTCCCTTATGTCTTTCGGTGGCAAACCAAACCTAGGGTTAACAAAGCTCTCTTCAAAGCCAGATAGGAAAAGTGTTAacagtgtttgagtgtgtagGTGTGGATGAGGATTACCTGAGTGAGGAGCATAAACGCATTGTCAGCTCTGAGGTGCTTTGTGAGGAACTCGACACAGTGACTCTCCAGAGCGGGGACTGCGTACTTCTTAGCCGTGTACAGAGTCGTCATCACAGTCTCTGGACCGATGTGGACCTCATCAGAGTACAGGAAcctgcagacaggagaggatgtgcagtttacccacctttttgacataaatctttacaCGACAAATTTACAGTATGCAATGTAGTAAGTAGCACCAATGGCGATAGAggcattaaaaaacataaattaatgtttttctaaaaatataattaatGCTTTAcaatggtggttgtttgccttatgatgatcacagactggaggtcCTACtgtagtttacccacctttttgttTACTACCATCACTGATCTTATAGTGATATTAAGGCTCTGTCTAACTGGAGACAGGGCCACAAATCCCAGAGTGCAGTGCAACAGCCAAATGGCATCCTGCAAATATAACTGAAGCTGCAGGTTGCTGGAGGCTCAGATACTAAAGTGACCCAGTGGGCTTGAATTTGGGCAGTAAGTGGTGACAATGTGGTCTACCTGAGCAGGGCAAGGAAGGCTGCCGGCTCCACGTCAGGCAGCTCTATTTCGGCCGAGGTAGTGGCCATTCCCCCGTTGAACATGGCATCGAAAACGGCGCTGCCCGCAGCCAGGACGAATTTATGGGCCGGTATCCTCTGAGCCTGCCGGCCTTTACCGACTATAAACCTGACGTCGCTGAGAAGTTCGTTATTGAAGAGGAAGGCGAAGCGCTCCTTCAGAGAGCTCTTCGTGGCCTGCCAGTTGTACATGGGCTCCCGGTGAAGACCCATGACGGGAGCGGAAATGGACGGGGCAGGAGCGGAGACTGGCACGTTGGCGAGCGCTGCGGCTGCGGTCCTGCCCGCTCCAGACTGAGCCAAATTGGACGCCGCTTGTCCTTCAAGATTTGACGCCAatccgccgccaccgccgccccCGGTCGCCATGCTGCACTTCCAGTTACTCGGCGACCAGCTGCGACCAGCGTTGAAACGGAAACTTACACCGACTGTGCAATATTTACAGTCTTTTGCGTGGTTTCACCGGAGCGGCCATCGTTCTTGGATGTTTACTTGCTAGCTTGCGCTGCGCTCGGCTCTCCAGAAATGACGCACACTTCCGCAGTTTACGCCTTCCTGTGCTGCCTGATTGAAGTTGTACAGTCGACCGCTAGTGGGCGGTCTCTTCACATTCACTTTGAACGGCTGAGCTGTGTTGTTAGAAACGGCAGTAACATattattgtatttaaaaaaaaagaacacaaacattTCGTATTTAGTATTCACGGACATAGGTTtgcttttattgtgtatttaatAATGGCTTCGACAGTGACGACAATCAGAACTGAGGGCCGGACCTACCAGTTTCATAAACTATGGGTTACCGTGACTGAGAAAAAAGTTCTGCCACTGCCACTATTGTGctgtaatgtaaaaataaaggGAGAAACGCTACACTGTccagaaaaatataaataaaaacaaccaaGAAATTTCACTCTGAATGAAATTCATGAAATAATTTCACTCATTCActatatcaatcaatcaatggcACCCgaaatagctgtgtgtgtgtgtgtgtgtgtgtgtgtgtgtgtgtgtgtgtgtgtgtgtgtgtgagagagagagagagagagagagagacagagacagggacagacagagaggagagagagagagagcttaagCATGCATGAGTTGAAGATTTGTAAGTTTGTGATAACGATGGAATTATGCCGTAATtgttgatgatttcttgaatgTGACTTGTAGACTGGACATGGCTCAGTTCTCCGGCTGAACGCGCCTTCCTCAGATCCACAATCCTCGGGGAGAAAATTGCTCAAACGGGATCTGCAATGAGCGCGTCAGCTGGGACCGGGGTGTTTGTTCTGTCCTTGATGTCCATACCCATCTCCTATTTCTTTAACTCCCTTATTTACTACAACAGGTGAGTCTGAATAAATTATATTTGGATGTTATCTTTGCCAATGAAAAAATGTGACGATCACTGACTGGAGCATTAGTTATTGACATAGCAGTTGAAAATtgttacattgttacattattaATTGTTTATTAATGTAAATGTCTTGTGTTTAGTATTGAAGCAGTCTTCTTCGCTGGCTGCACAACAGTTCTTATCCTGGCAATTTCGGTCCGTTTTATGTTCAAGCAGAAGGCCCCAGAAGATCCAGTCTTCTATGGTATGAGTCATggaattattatattattatacaatATTATGGTATGTATTCATAAATGTCCTCTTCTCATTAGTCTCTTTAGTAGCTCTGTATCCTGTTCTGACCAGACCAGGCTATTATTGTTCCCTCTATGGAATTAAATATGAATACTAAATTAATATCAAATCATCAGCTTGAAATTATAAGGtgctctgacttttttttttaaaacatgaaaattgagttatccacacattcatgatctttgaatgttactttttgcttgtgtggtgttgctattattatgttttttaaagAACATTTTGTGGTTTAATAttcaaaaagacagaaaacataACAGTTTTGAAGTTATAAACCCaaataaaagcaacaacaaTGTATGCCCCTCTACAGTGTATGCAGTGTATGCCTTCCTGAGTGTGCTGAACCTGATCATTGGGCTGGAGCAGGACAGCATCATCGATGGCTTCGTGACTTTCTACCTCAAAGAGGCGAGTGTCCTgttgcctctctctgtttgaggATGACCTTTGTTGCCTCCACACATCCTAACTGACTGATGACATGACCCCGTGTTTCAGGCAGATCCTCACATCAACACGGCTCACGGCCACATGATCTCCTACTGGGATGGATGTGTGCACTACCTCATGTATCTGCTCATGGTTGCTGCCATTACTTGGGGGTAGGTTCTGTGTTTTCTATATGCAATGCTGATTTAACAGATAGGTAAAAAAAATAGCCAAATGTGGGAACAGTTTGTCTCATTGTTGCCCTTATACATCAGTCACCAACATTTATTAGTATCATTGCAATCAAGGCTTATTTACATGAATTGAAACAGTCATTTACAGTCATTCATGTGTtgagtatctatctatctatctatctatctatctatctgtctatctgtctatctatctgacTGTGGTTTGCAGGGACAGTTACAGGGCCATTGGACTCTACTGGGTGGGATCTTTTCTCATGTGTGTCATAGTCTACATTCTTGGGAATGCTGTGGGTAAGTAAACTAAAAATAATGGGATGCATTTAGATGGCTACTGTAGGACATGCAACCTCCCTCTCGCACACACAGCTCCCCTAAAAATAATGAAGTGGTCCAAACTTTTGTGTTTTCTCAAGACTAGAATTGAAGTGGCTCAAATTGATTACTTGATGCACATATTAAACATGCTGACTTCATATATAAGCTTTTACATTTCCCACAAACAGGTACTGTCTTGTTCTGTCTTGTTCTGTCTTTTCCCCCAGGGAAATATGGGACCCACGTcggtcctctcttcctcttacaCATGCTGTATATCTTGGTGTCTGTTTGGGCTTGTTTCCGTGTCTTCAGCCAGTCGTCCACACAGGAATTTCAGCTGCTGGTGAGAAGCCAAGTCCTCAGGATCAAAACAACAGTTGTTAAAGAGGAGTGTTGAACAAAACTATTCCAAATGTTTAAATGTAGGCAGGGGCGGAGCTTGCCTTTCATGCATATGGGGACAAGCTATAGTTGTGATCTCTGTCTACTCAACCATGGTATAGGTCCAAAAGGGCAAAAATAATAACTTATAAGCATACTGAAATTACAATTAAGATTCACAGATTCACATTATGGTACAGAAAATGCAGTGGTACTTCCCAGTGACTTgtcaaaacaacatttatttattattatttatttaccaattcTCATTGAGTCATGTAAGTGCCTCAATATCACAGCAACACAATTTTTCCCCCAAATCTGCCATATTGCACCAACAccacaaattcatttttctatattttgtcTTTGCAAAATGCCAAAGACTGTGTTGATAAAAATTATGAGTGAATTAACTATGGAAAATTGTCTGTGATTGTTCATAATTTGCTTATTTACCtaatgagtattttttttttaccaatattaCTAAATTCCAAGGGATTCTCTACATTGTTGGCCACGGGTGCCAGGCACCCACAGCACCCATTCAAATTCTGCTTACAGTTTCAGTATAAGAAACATCAGTCATAGTTTGAGCTTGACGTGTTGCTGTTGCTCTTATTCCTGTCAGAACATCCAGGAGGCCCAGAGGAAACGCCTGGTCCACAGACCTTTGGACCTCCTGTTCATCATCTACCTCATCCCTGCTACGGCTTTCTGCGTCTTCAGAGGCCTGGTAAGGACTAAAAGAGGTTCAACAGGCTaccacacacagaggcaggacAACCGCTTTATGTAGAGCGCCTCTAGATTTAATACTGCTGCTGTATCTTCTCTCACCTTCCTCTGTGAAGCGAGATCAACACtagtattttttcatttacagaGCCCTTCTCAACAAATTACCTTGTTATATCACAACACTGTTGGACTGGAATATTAGAGCGTATAAAACCAGATTCCAGTATTGGCTCTAAAAGTTAA is a genomic window of Centroberyx gerrardi isolate f3 chromosome 1, fCenGer3.hap1.cur.20231027, whole genome shotgun sequence containing:
- the LOC139912575 gene encoding BTB/POZ domain-containing protein 1-like isoform X1; this encodes MATGGGGGGGLASNLEGQAASNLAQSGAGRTAAAALANVPVSAPAPSISAPVMGLHREPMYNWQATKSSLKERFAFLFNNELLSDVRFIVGKGRQAQRIPAHKFVLAAGSAVFDAMFNGGMATTSAEIELPDVEPAAFLALLRFLYSDEVHIGPETVMTTLYTAKKYAVPALESHCVEFLTKHLRADNAFMLLTQARLFDEPQLASLCLDTIDKSTADAINAEGFTDIDLDTLCAVLERDTLGIRENRLFGAVVRWADAECYRQQLPLTSENKQKVLGKALSLIRFPLMTVEEFAAGPAQSGILFDREVVNLFLHFTVNPKPRVDYIDRPRCCLRGKECSINRFHQVESRWGYSGTSDRIRFNVNRRISIVGFGLYGSIHGPTDYQVNIQIIESDKSLTLGQNDTGFSCDGTANTFRVMFKEPVEILPNVSYTACATLKGPDSHYGTKGLKKVTQESATGTKTTFFFFSSPGNNNGTSVEDGQIPEIIYYT
- the LOC139912576 gene encoding LOW QUALITY PROTEIN: transmembrane 6 superfamily member 1-like (The sequence of the model RefSeq protein was modified relative to this genomic sequence to represent the inferred CDS: substituted 1 base at 1 genomic stop codon) — its product is MSASAGTGVFVLSLMSIPISYFFNSLIYYNRXECKCLVFSIEAVFFAGCTTVLILAISVRFMFKQKAPEDPVFYVYAVYAFLSVLNLIIGLEQDSIIDGFVTFYLKEANPHINTAHGHMISYWDGCVHYLMYLLMVAAITWGDSYRAIGLYWVGSFLMCVIVYILGNAVGKYGTHVGPLFLLHMLYILVSVWACFRVFSQSSTQEFQLLNIQEAQRKRLVHRPLDLLFIIYLIPATAFCVFRGLVVLDCSSKWCQEYTQQYEPYLKDPSAYPKIQMLVSMLYSGPYYIIALYGLLVPGCEWMPDLTLVHSGALAQAQFCHIGASLHTRTPFSYRVPAASQPVFLLLNILYALVPQALCYRCATRPAFFLRPSSSPDKKSE
- the LOC139912575 gene encoding BTB/POZ domain-containing protein 1-like isoform X2 codes for the protein MATGGGGGGGLASNLEGQAASNLAQSGAGRTAAAALANVPVSAPAPSISAPVMGLHREPMYNWQATKSSLKERFAFLFNNELLSDVRFIVGKGRQAQRIPAHKFVLAAGSAVFDAMFNGGMATTSAEIELPDVEPAAFLALLRFLYSDEVHIGPETVMTTLYTAKKYAVPALESHCVEFLTKHLRADNAFMLLTQARLFDEPQLASLCLDTIDKSTADAINAEGFTDIDLDTLCAVLERDTLGIRENRLFGAVVRWADAECYRQQLPLTSENKQKVLGKALSLIRFPLMTVEEFAAVNPKPRVDYIDRPRCCLRGKECSINRFHQVESRWGYSGTSDRIRFNVNRRISIVGFGLYGSIHGPTDYQVNIQIIESDKSLTLGQNDTGFSCDGTANTFRVMFKEPVEILPNVSYTACATLKGPDSHYGTKGLKKVTQESATGTKTTFFFFSSPGNNNGTSVEDGQIPEIIYYT